CCAGCGGCGCGGAACGGCCAGGCGCTTGAGATGCTTGCTCACTTGCGTCCCTCCTCTTCGTCGTCCTCGGCGTGCTCCTCTTCCATCTCGGAGGGACCGGATCCCGCGGCGGGCTCCTTGTCGGCCTCGTCTTCGTCGGCCTCCGTTTCCTCCGGGGCCTCGGCCTGCTCCTCCTTGGCGCGACGCGCGGCCTCCTTGGCCTTCTCGCGCTCCTCCTTCTCGCGCTCGAGCGCCTTCACCTCGTCGGCCGACAGCTGCGCGCCCAGGAGGTCGCGCCGCTGGCGGTCCGTGAGATCGAGCTTGGTGAGAAGCAGGTTGCTTGCGAACATGGGCTTGGGTTTCTGCGTCCCGTCGGCCTTGGCGGCCGTGACGCCCTCGACCGTCACGGTGCGCCGGCTCGGGTTCACGGCGAGGATCTTGCCGACCGTGCCGGCGTGGCCGCCGCGAAGGACCTTCACGGTGTCGCCCACGCGGATCGTGGCCGACCGCTTGCCGTACTTGAGGAACAGCTCCTCCGCGAGGTGGGCGCGCAGCTGGCGCGGGCGCTCGTGGTGGGGAAGGTTGTGGAGACGAAGGCGTTGCTTTCGGGGTTGGGAGCTTGTCATCGTCGCACCTCACACGATCATGCTGGCCGTGGCCGCGATGCGGGGCCACCGCTCCGCCGCTTCCCGGGCCACGGGTCCCTTGATGTCCGATCCCTTCGTGTCGCCGTTCTCGGCCACGATGACCGCGGCGTTGTCCTCGAACTGGACGACCGTGCCGTCGGGCCGGCGGAACGGCCGGCGCTGGCGGATGATGACCGCGTTTAGGACCTGTCGGCGCATCTCGGGCGTTCCCTTCTTGACGGAGACGACGAGGTAGTCGCCGACGCCGGCGGCCGGCAGGCGGCGGTGGTGGGCGCCCGCGCGGGGAACGGCCAGGATCTGGACGACCTTGGCGCCCGTGTTGTCCGCGCACTCGAGGCGCGCGCCCACGGGAAGCCCGCGCGTGATGGTGGCGGGAACGGCCTTCATGCGCCTTCGCCTCCGGGGGAGGGGGGCGTCGCGCGCGCCTCGCGCAGGCCCTCCGTGTAGTCCTCGCCCACGACGCGCATCTGGCCGCGACGGGCCGCGACGATCGCAAAGCTCTTCGTCTTCGAGAGCGGGCGGCACTCCATGAGGGTCACGTCGTCGCCGGGCTGCGCGGCGATGCAGGGCGGGT
This genomic stretch from Candidatus Thermoplasmatota archaeon harbors:
- a CDS encoding 50S ribosomal protein L14, whose amino-acid sequence is MKAVPATITRGLPVGARLECADNTGAKVVQILAVPRAGAHHRRLPAAGVGDYLVVSVKKGTPEMRRQVLNAVIIRQRRPFRRPDGTVVQFEDNAAVIVAENGDTKGSDIKGPVAREAAERWPRIAATASMIV
- the rplX gene encoding 50S ribosomal protein L24, with translation MTSSQPRKQRLRLHNLPHHERPRQLRAHLAEELFLKYGKRSATIRVGDTVKVLRGGHAGTVGKILAVNPSRRTVTVEGVTAAKADGTQKPKPMFASNLLLTKLDLTDRQRRDLLGAQLSADEVKALEREKEEREKAKEAARRAKEEQAEAPEETEADEDEADKEPAAGSGPSEMEEEHAEDDEEEGRK